CGTTGTGAGACATACGTTCTTGATCTCGCGGCGCATCGCGCCCGAAGTTTTGAAAGAAATCCGTGCCCTCGAAATCAGAGGGCGCAGGGAAGACCGGGTGCGCGCCGCACCCGCGGTCTCGCGCGCAAAACAGTGCATCAAACACGCGCACGAGCATGCAGGTTTGGCGGAAACACACCGGCCTTCCCTGCGCAATGGCTTTACGGCTTATACGATTTCGTCCTGGTGACCGGCTTTCTTGCCACCATCATCAGCTTCGGCTTTCGCTTCCGCCAACTTGACGCCAGCACCGGGGCGTCGGACCCAAACGATTTCGCCGTACGCTCATGCCACGCTCGTCAGTCGCAGCCTTCGCGTCCATCGCATCCCACCGCACGTTCGTGACGATCGCGATCGCCCCTCTTGTCGCGGTAGACGAGCGGAGTTGAACTCCTGATTTGCCCGACGGCGCAACGGAAATATTTTTGCGCCGAGCACTGGACAGACTTTGGTGATTTGCCCGTCGTGCCAATTTGTCGCGGATGCCGGTGATTGACGCGCCGACAAATCAGACCCTGGAACAGGCGAAGCCCGCCGCTACACGATACGTTTATCCCGTAGTGCCGTGATCGTTGCCGCATCATAGCCGAGTTCGGCCAGCACCAGATTGGTGTGTTCGCCGAGCGTCGGCGGCCGCGTCACGATCTCGCCGGGCGTTTCCGACAGCCGTACCGCAGCGCGCGCCAGCGGCGCGGGTTTCGGCAGTCCCGGATAGTCGACGTCCTGCATGAAGCCGGCGGCGCGAATATGCGGATGATCCAGCGCCTGTTGCGGGCTCAGGACGGGGCCTGCCGGAATCATCGCCTTGCCGAGGGTATCGAGCGCCTCCTGCGAGGTACGCTCGGCGCACCAGCGCGCCATCCGTTCGCTGATGACGGGACCGTTCTCGCCGCGCTTGAGATCGTCGGCAAAGCGTGGATCCTGTAGCCAGAACTCCTCACCCATCAGTTTGGCCCAGCGAATGAACAGCGGGTGGCCCGTCACCTGGCACAGCACCCAGCCGTCCTTGGTGCGGTAGATGTCGACGGGCGCCGCGGTCTGGCCGAGATTGCCGGTCGGAACGCGATTGGCCGCGATCACCGCCTGTTCGATCAGCGTCGAATTGGTAAAGGACAGCGCAGTCGCCAGCAGCGCGCCCTCGACGATCTGGCCGCGCCCCGACTTGGCCTTCTCCATCAGGGCCGCGAGCGTGCCGAACGCACAATGCAGCGCCGTTCCGAAATCGACCCAGTTGACGGCCGCCCGGTACGGCGGATCGCCGGCGCCGGTCATATAGACCGCGCCCGACATCACCTGCCCGACGCCGTCGAAGCCGACGCGGTCGGACCATGGCCCTGGCCCGCCGAACGCGGTTGCCGTCGTTAGAATAATGTCCGGTTTGATCGCCTTCAGCGAATCGTAATCGAGCTTCATCGCCGCAAGCGTCTGCGGCGGCAGGTTGGCGACGACGACGTCTGCGGTCGCGATCAGCCGACGCATCACTTCCTGGCCCTCGGGCTTCATCGGATTGAGGGTGATGCACTTCTTGTTGCGGTTGATCTGCAGGAACAGCGCACCCTCGCCGCCTTCGCCGACGGGAGCGACGAAGCGATCCTCGCTGCCATCGAGCTTTTCGACGCGGATGACTTCGGCGCCGAATTCGGCCAGCAAGGTCGCACAATACGGTCCCGCGATATAGCGCCCGAAATCCAGGACGCGAACGCCCTCCAGAACTCCCCCCATCGACCTACCTTTGCTTTCGTTTGGCTGAAGCGTTCTCTAATTGCGGGCAGCGAGTCAACCGTTCTGGCGTCCCCGCCGCGCCGCCTCGATCGCGTGCCAGATGCGGGAGGGCGTCGCCGGCATGTCGAGATGCGTCACGCCGAGCGGCGTCAGTGCATTCATTACGGCGTTCATGATGGTGGCGGGTGCGGCGATGGCGCCGGCCTGGCCGCTTCCTTTCACGCCGAGCCGGTTGGCGCTGCTTGGAAAATCGGGTGTCAGGGCGCCCTCGAACGAGGGAATATCGTCGGCACGCGGCAGCGCATAATCCATCAGCGATCCCGAAAGGATCTGGCCGGTCTCGCCGTCGTACAGCGCCTGCTCGAACAGCGCCTGCCCGATGCCTTGCACCACGCCGCCATGCACCTGCCCCAGCGTCAGGCGCGGATCGAGCAGGCGGCCGTAGTCATCGAAGATCACGTAACGCGCGAGCGTCACCTCGCCGGTCGCCGGGTCGATCTCGACTTCGGCGACATGGCACCCGTTGGGAAAGGTGTAGCGGTCGCAGAGATGGGTTGCCTTATGTGCGAGGCCGGGCGCGACGTCGTCGCTCGGCATCTGGTACGAGACGCGCGCCACCTCATCGACACTGATCTCCTGCCCTGTCGCGGCCACGCGCAACAGGCCGGCTTCGTAGCTGACGGCATCGACGCTGGTTTGCAGCAGCCGCGCGGCCAGCCGTCGCGCATTCTCGAT
The Bradyrhizobium sp. KBS0727 genome window above contains:
- a CDS encoding CaiB/BaiF CoA-transferase family protein is translated as MGGVLEGVRVLDFGRYIAGPYCATLLAEFGAEVIRVEKLDGSEDRFVAPVGEGGEGALFLQINRNKKCITLNPMKPEGQEVMRRLIATADVVVANLPPQTLAAMKLDYDSLKAIKPDIILTTATAFGGPGPWSDRVGFDGVGQVMSGAVYMTGAGDPPYRAAVNWVDFGTALHCAFGTLAALMEKAKSGRGQIVEGALLATALSFTNSTLIEQAVIAANRVPTGNLGQTAAPVDIYRTKDGWVLCQVTGHPLFIRWAKLMGEEFWLQDPRFADDLKRGENGPVISERMARWCAERTSQEALDTLGKAMIPAGPVLSPQQALDHPHIRAAGFMQDVDYPGLPKPAPLARAAVRLSETPGEIVTRPPTLGEHTNLVLAELGYDAATITALRDKRIV